The nucleotide sequence TCGTCGGCGTGATCAAGGCGATCCGCCCGCGGCAATGGGTGAAAAACGTGCTCGTCCTGGCCGCGCCGCTGAGCGCGGCGGGCCGCGGTTACCACTACGAATACGGCCCGCTGGCAATCCAGGTGTTGGTGGCCTTCGTGGTGTTCAGCCTGGCCGCCTCGGCCATCTACCTGATCAACGACGTCCGCGACGTCGAGGCCGACCGCGAGCACCCCACCAAGCGGTATCGCCCCATCGCCGCGGGCGTGGTGCCCGAATGGCTGGCCTACACCCTGGCCGTCGTGCTCGCCGTGGCCTCACTCGGTCTGGCCTGGTGGCTCAAGCCGAACCTCGCCGTGGTGATGGCGATCTACATCGCTATGCAATTGGGCTACTGCTTCGGCCTGAAACACCAAGCGGTGATGGACATCTGCTTCGTGTCGTCGGGATTTTTGCTGCGCGCCATCGCCGGGGGCGCGGCCACCGATACCCGGCTGTCGCAGTGGTTCCTGCTCGTCATGGCGTTCGGGTCGCTGTTCATGGCGGCCGGCAAGCGGTATGCCGAGCTGCAGCTGTCCGAGCGCACCGGCGCGGCCATCCGCAAGGCGCTGGAAAGCTACACAGGGACCTACCTGCGCTTCGTCTGGACGCTGTCGGCCACCGCGGTGGTGATGTGTTACGGGCTGTGGGCCTTCGAGCGTGACCATGGGTCGGCGGGCTGGTTCTCGGTGTCGATGGTTCCGTGGACCATCGCGATCCTGCGCTACGCGGTCGACGTCGACGGCGGGCTGGCCGGGGAACCCGAAGACA is from Mycobacterium conspicuum and encodes:
- a CDS encoding decaprenyl-phosphate phosphoribosyltransferase translates to MNEHVSEEVPVKPPGNLIVGVIKAIRPRQWVKNVLVLAAPLSAAGRGYHYEYGPLAIQVLVAFVVFSLAASAIYLINDVRDVEADREHPTKRYRPIAAGVVPEWLAYTLAVVLAVASLGLAWWLKPNLAVVMAIYIAMQLGYCFGLKHQAVMDICFVSSGFLLRAIAGGAATDTRLSQWFLLVMAFGSLFMAAGKRYAELQLSERTGAAIRKALESYTGTYLRFVWTLSATAVVMCYGLWAFERDHGSAGWFSVSMVPWTIAILRYAVDVDGGLAGEPEDIALRDRVLQLLAVAWIGTLGAAVAFG